The Persephonella sp. genome contains the following window.
AAGTCATATAGATTTTATTGATATCTTAAATGGGGTTATTCTTGGAATAATTTCTATTTATTTCATATTTAGTTTATTGGTTTCAATAAGTAATCTAATTTTCATGGATATTGTATTTTTTATACTTGTTCTTTTTATGAGTATCATATTGGTATATGCGATTTTCAGATTAAAATAAAAATAAACTAATTATCCATATTTTTAAGCTGAAAGAATTGATTTAAGTATATAAAGTCCGTCTTCACTGCCTAAAATACTTTCTGAAGCTCTTTCAGGGTGGGGCATAAGTCCGAAAACATTTTTGTTTTCATTGCATATACCGGCTATATTTGAAAGTGAGCCGTTTGGGTTTGCGTCCTCTGTTATATTTCCAAATTCATCACAATATCTGAGGATAATCTGGTCATTATCTTCCATTTTTTTCAGTGTGTCTTCTTCAACAAAATAATTTCCGTCGTGATGGGCTATAGGTATTTTTAATACCTGTCCATCTTCACACTGGTTTGTAAATGGGGTGTTGCTGTTTTCAACCCTGAGATACTGGGGTTTACATACAAATTTTCCGTGTATATTTGGCATTAAAGCTCCCGGAAGTAGATGTGCCTCTGTTAAGATTTGAAAACCATTACAGATACCTATAACCAGTCCACCTTTGTCAGCAAACTCTTTAACTGCTGCTGTTAAAGGCGTATGTGCTGCCAGTGTTCCAGGTCTGAGGTAATCTCCAAATGAAAAACCACCGGGAAGGATTATACAGTCATATCCTTGTATATCAGTCTGTCTGTAATCTATAAAATCAACCTCTTCCTTAAGGACATCTCTGATAACCCTGTATGTATCGTAATCACAATTTGAACCGGGATAAACAGCAACACCAAATTTCAACCTCAGTCCTCCACTACTTCAAATTCATAATCTTCTATAATTTCATTTACAAGGGCTTTTTTCGCCATTTCTTTTGCTTCTTCTATAGCTTTCTCTTTATCAGAATGCTGGACATAAACCTCTATATATTTTCCCACCTTAACATCCTTTACATCAGAAAAACCAAGACTTCTGAGATTTTCTGCAACTGCTCTTCCCTGTGGGTCTAAAACTCCTTTTCTTGGTTTTATAAAGAATTTTATAAGCATCAAACACCCCGTTAGTTTTTTTGCTACAAATATAATAACTTTTAGTCAGGTATTAATTCAAGAAGAGTTTCAGGTGGAACAGCTGCCGTTCCAATCTCACCAACTACATAACTTGCAGCATAATTGGCCAGTGATGCTGCCTCTTCCCATGTGGCACCGCTGACCTTTGCCAGTGCAAGAACTGCAATAACAGTATCTCCAGCACCTGTAACATCAAAAACTTTTCTG
Protein-coding sequences here:
- the purS gene encoding phosphoribosylformylglycinamidine synthase subunit PurS — its product is MLIKFFIKPRKGVLDPQGRAVAENLRSLGFSDVKDVKVGKYIEVYVQHSDKEKAIEEAKEMAKKALVNEIIEDYEFEVVED
- the purQ gene encoding phosphoribosylformylglycinamidine synthase I, translating into MKFGVAVYPGSNCDYDTYRVIRDVLKEEVDFIDYRQTDIQGYDCIILPGGFSFGDYLRPGTLAAHTPLTAAVKEFADKGGLVIGICNGFQILTEAHLLPGALMPNIHGKFVCKPQYLRVENSNTPFTNQCEDGQVLKIPIAHHDGNYFVEEDTLKKMEDNDQIILRYCDEFGNITEDANPNGSLSNIAGICNENKNVFGLMPHPERASESILGSEDGLYILKSILSA